gcaagtcgcttcacttctcggggcctcagttacctcatctgtaaaatggggattaagtctgtgagccccacatgggacagcctgattcccctctgtctaccccagcgcttagaacagtgctcggcacatagtaagcgcttaacaaatacccacatggggctcacggtcttatcgccgttttacagatgaggaaactaaggcagagaggataagagtaataattggagaggcggcgtggcttagtggaaagagcctgggcttgggagtcagaggttgtgggttctaatcccgctgctgccatttgtcagctgggtgactttggacaagtcacttcgcttctctgggtctcagttccctcatctggaaaatggggatgcagtctGTGAGCCCGACTTGGGACACCCTGGTGActtcgtatccacccctgcgctttgaacggtgctttgcacatagtaagctcttaacaaatgccatccttattattaattgtggcatttgttaagcacttcatttaAGCACTCGGGAAGAAACAaggaaatggggctggacacagtccctgtcccacatggggctcacactctcaatccccattttacagatgaggtcactgaggcccagagaagtggagggactcacccaaggtcacacagcagagaagcggcagattCCCGCAGAGGACGACATGAACCCCCCTGTGGCCGGGGGCCCGGAGCCGGCCAGGCGCGGAGGGCGCAGGGCGCAGAGACCTCGGGACCAGGTGAGATTCAGAtgtgaaagcagaaggaaggacTGGGCCAACTGGCCCCAGAAATAAAGTCTGTGCAGGGCGTTGGCCAAGGGAAGCCGATGCCCCAGAGCCTGATGGAAACTGTAGTTTCCTGGAACCCCCggagggattgtgagccccacgtgggagtccctgattacctcgtaactaccccagcgattagaaccgtgcttggcgcatcattattgttactggaCCGTTTCCTCTTCGGCCAAGAGTCCTCTTcaggctccaatcaatcaatcaatccatggtacgtATCGggcacctactacatgcagagaaccctgcattaagcgctttggaaagggctttcttgagaagcagtgggactcagtggaaatagcaccggcctgagagtcagaggacctgggttctagttctggctctgccacttgtcttcggcgtgacttcgggcaaatcacttcgcttctctgcgccccggtcacctcatctgtaaaatggaaatagaatacctggtctccctccttcttagactgtgagccccaggtgggatccgATGATcccgtctcgtatctaccccagcgcttagtacagtaagcgctcaataaatacgactgaatgaacgaacaaatactacagttattatgtatcagagttggtagtcatgtttcctgtcctcagggagtttcaGTTGCAGAGAGACTAGCAGGCTTATGCTTCACCTGTTTCGGGCCACCCAAGTCAGTCTAGGCCTTCTGCCACCTCGgtgatatgagagagagagaaaagagagggaaaaaagagagaagacagagaaaaaagagaaaggaaagagagagaggaaaaaaggaaagagagagagaaaagaaaggaaagagagagaaaaaaagaaagaaggaaggaaaagaaagagaaagaagaaagaaaggaagaaaaagaaagaatgaaagagaaagaaagaatgcaTGCAATGCATTTTATCTGTGTGGGAATGCCCACGGCTCACAGAATCAATTCCGTATGCCCAGACGTAGCCTTGCCCCCGGATGTGAGGAATAAccacgatatttgttaaacacttattttgtgtcaagactgttctaagctctggggcagatacaaggtaatcagtttggagacagtccctgtccctcactggggtcACAGACTAtgtaaggggggtggggggtttaaatccctattttacagatgaggtaactgaggcacagagaagataagtgacttacccagagtcacccagcgagcagtcggcagagccgggattagaaaccaggtcctcggactcccaggcccgtgctccgtccactaggccccgccgcttcacTAGGGAGGAAATATGAGCCCTGCGTTTCTCAGGTTCGGGCCTCATGGTGCCGACGGGACCGAGAAGACCACTGCAGGCCCCCGGTCCCACGCACCCAGAGGGGACTCTCACTTGGAGCATGAAGGACACCTGTCCATGGAGATTTTCAGCCAGTGTCAAATCCTGGGCCGGGTCCTGAAGGGAGGCTGCGGGAAAGGGCGTGTCTGCTAGCCGGACCGTGGTGGTCGCTCCCCAGAGCCAGTCGCATTCCCGGGGTTTGTTTCAGGACCGGGATGTCCGGCTCTCCAGAGCCCTTTCTTACGCCCTGCGCCACGGAGCTGTCAGACTGGGGTTGCCCATGGGCACCGGTGAGTCCTGTCCGGGGGAAGGCCGGCAGAGTCGGtcagtcgtactgattgagcgcttcttctgcgcggagcaccgcgctaatgcttgggagagtacgatctagcggtaaacagactcgttccctgcccacaaagagctcacctaGGTCTGAATGGAGTTTGGCGGTTATTTAATGGTTGGCTACTAGCCCAACTCAGAACCCTTCTGAAGGAGAGACACTGCCTTTAAGGCAGACCTAGCGGGTCTCAGACCTTTTCCACCCGAAACCCGAACCTCCCTTCTCCCGAacctctcaccccctccaccaGTAGGAAAAAGAGGCAGGCGGAAAACCATCCCCGTTCTGGAGGTCTGCGGGTCGACCGGTGCCGCTTCTGCCTCTGGTGGCTACCCTCAATCTCTTGGGAGCCAGCCCCCATTCCACCTACCCTGCCtctgagggggaaaggagaattgGATAACTTAGTTGCCCCCACCCCAACTGCGAGTTGTCTGTGAGTCTGTGAGGACTCCAGGGGGTAAGAAGGGGAAGATGCTGGGGCTGCCGTCCTCGTGGCACAACCGGGATCTTTCGGCAGCGTGAGGACGGAGCGAGGCACCCGGGGAGGATGGCGGAGGTGGAAGGCGAGCGTGGGTGGAGATGGGGGTGCCGACAAGGCCGGGCagtgagggctggggagggacagACGCGGCGGGAAGGCCGCGGAGGAGCCCGAGAGGAACGTGGTGCGTGGCCGGACCCGGagcccccgtctcccccgccgtTTCTCCCCAGATGGCTTCGTGCCCCTGGACTCCCTCCTGCGGCTGCCCCAGTTCCGAGACTTCTCCCCCGAGGACGTGCACCGGGTGGTGGAGACCAACGAGAAGCAGCGGTTCGCTCTGaagcccggccccccgggctccGGCCCGCTCATCCGCGCCAACCAGGGCCACTCCCTTCAGGTGCCCGGTCTCGCTgggcggcggcccccggggaTCAGGACTGCCGGtcccggggagcgggaggggcccCGTCCGCGGCTTGGGGACCGGGTCCCCCGGCGAGGGGGTGAACGTCGCCTCGACCCTCCCCCGGCAGGTGGCCGACTTGGAGCTGACCCCCTTGAGCGGGCCGCAGGACCTGCCCCCCGTGCTGGTCCACGGGACCTACCGGCGCCACTGGCCGTCCATCCGGCAGCGGGGCCTGTCCCGCGGCAAGAGGACCCATGTCCACCTGGCACCTGGGCTGCCCGGCGACCCCCACGTCCTCAGCGGTTAGTGGCCCCCGACTGGCCGGTCCCCCCGAGCCCCGGCCtgtcccgggccccgccggctcTGACTCGTGGCTCTCGCCCCCAGGCATGAGGCGGGACTGCGAGGTCGCCGTGTGTGTTGACGGGCCCTCGGCGATGGCAGGTGAgacaggtggggaggaggaggcgggcgcgGGCGCTCGTCTCCGGGGCCCGTGCCCGGTGTCCGGGCCCTGGGCCCGGTGCCTCGTGAAGGGGCACGGTGGGGAGACGCCTCTCGCCGACTCCCCCTCGGCcagagttcctcctcctcctctcgtccaCAGATGGAATCCAGTTCTTCCTCTCGGCCAACGGGGTGATCCTGACCCCGGGGGATGCCCACGGTTTCCTGCCCCCGAAGTACTTCAAGGAGGTGATTCAGCTGGGGCCCCACCGTAAGTAGCCTGACCCAACTCGGGACCCCGGGAtcctgcccttctgactcctaagctctgcCCGGGGACCGgcttctcctcccttcattcagtcgtatttattgagcgcttactgtgtgcagggcactgtactaagcgcttggaaagcacagttcagtaacagagagagacaatccctacccaccatccAACCACCTGGCGTTGCGCCCCTGCACCGTGTCCCGCCGGGCTCAGGGACGAGGGGCACCCGAGAAGAAGAGACCACCGTTTGCCCGTCACCAGCTTGCCCCCCGGCCTGGGGTTTGTTGTCCTAGCCAAGCCCCAGCACccccgccttctccccctccccgccggcctttCAGAGAGGCCCCGTTCTCGGTCTCTGCCTCCGTGTCTCAGGGCGACGACTACCTCTGCTGGATGGGTCCGAGCAGCGCCCAGCGTGTCAGGAGCGAGGGAGTAGCCAACTCTGAAACATTTATTTATAAAAAACAGACGAATAAAAATGGAAGCCACAGGGCTACATCTAACCTTCTGCATACCAGTTTGGTCACTTGAAGTCCAGGCCCTTCAGCCCTAACCCGGTTTCTGCTCTTGTATTTCACGGACGGGCGGGGCTCGGGGGCCCGGACCTGCCTCACCCACTTGTGGACAGGAGTAGGGGAATCCCATCTCAGGAAAGAGACCGACCTCCTGCCCCCGCTTCCCTCTCTATGGGCATTTCCATCTCTGCAGAGCGCCGGGgatggcggggacgggggcggggaggggaggtgggggccgtCCTGGCTGGAGAAGTGGTGAGCTCCGCGGCTGCCTTGCTCGGTGAACAGCAGTGAACGGGGAGGAGAAATAGTGGTCCGTGTGTGAGGACGGGGGAATCTTggtagagggaagagggggtgtcCCCCGGGGAGTGACCTCGGCCTCAGAGAGCCTCGTGGCCCCCAGTGAGTTGCAGGAAGAGATCCTCGTTCAGTTCTTCTCCTCGGGCCCGCTCACGGGTGGACAGGAAAATGTAGCCGCCGATGTACTCGTGCAGCACGCGGCAGCCGGCGGACACGCAGCCGAACGCCACGTTGATGTGCTCGTCGAACTCGATGGCCACCTGGGGGGCGACAGGGCTGAAGTCAGAGCGGGCCCGGGTCTCGgggcaccgggg
This portion of the Ornithorhynchus anatinus isolate Pmale09 chromosome 3, mOrnAna1.pri.v4, whole genome shotgun sequence genome encodes:
- the TRPT1 gene encoding tRNA 2'-phosphotransferase 1 isoform X1, with translation MNPPVAGGPEPARRGGRRAQRPRDQDRDVRLSRALSYALRHGAVRLGLPMGTDGFVPLDSLLRLPQFRDFSPEDVHRVVETNEKQRFALKPGPPGSGPLIRANQGHSLQVADLELTPLSGPQDLPPVLVHGTYRRHWPSIRQRGLSRGKRTHVHLAPGLPGDPHVLSGMRRDCEVAVCVDGPSAMADGIQFFLSANGVILTPGDAHGFLPPKYFKEVIQLGPHRRRLPLLDGSEQRPACQERGSSQL
- the TRPT1 gene encoding tRNA 2'-phosphotransferase 1 isoform X2, producing the protein MDRDVRLSRALSYALRHGAVRLGLPMGTDGFVPLDSLLRLPQFRDFSPEDVHRVVETNEKQRFALKPGPPGSGPLIRANQGHSLQVADLELTPLSGPQDLPPVLVHGTYRRHWPSIRQRGLSRGKRTHVHLAPGLPGDPHVLSGMRRDCEVAVCVDGPSAMADGIQFFLSANGVILTPGDAHGFLPPKYFKEVIQLGPHRRRLPLLDGSEQRPACQERGSSQL